The Streptomyces sp. 135 sequence CGTCCAGACGGTCTTCGCTCCGGCCCACGGCAGCATCCCGCACATCAGCAGGTACGCCAGTTTTCTGGTGCGCCGGGGGGCGGTCGTGGCGCGCGGATGGATGAGCGGGGCGTCGTGGCCGCCGGTGTGCCTCTGTCCGCAGCGGGGGCAGGTACCGGCCAGCCGTCGGCGGTAGGAGAGCGCGACGAGGACGAGGACTGCGGTGAAGGCCGTGCTCAGCAGCACGTGGGCCAGGCCAGTGGCGCTCTCCAGCCCCGCACCGGCCGCCAGGGTGACGAAGTAGGCGGGAAGGCCGGTCGCGCCCATCGCGAACACCGGGGTGGTCAGGATGAATGCACCCCACACCGCTGTTCGGCCAGGCCGGTCCAGCTGTCGTCGCCTGGTGGCCAGGCAGGCGACACCCGCGGCGAGGGCCAGGCCGGCCAGGGTCAGCTGGACCATCGGCGCGTAGGAGGTGTACGGGGTGAAGGGCACCGTGGTCCCCGTCACGGCCCAAGTGGCCTCGATGACGGCGTATATCGCGCCGCAGGACGCCGCCGCGGCAGGCGCCCACTCGGGCCACCGCCGCGGCCACCCGGCCCAGAGGGGCGTCCGGGCGAGGCGCGGCGTCCCCTCACGTGTCTGTGTCGCTTCGGGCGCGGCCACTGTGACCTCCGGCTTCCGTGATCTGGCCATTCATGTTCCGCCGGCTCCGCTCCGGCCACGTCAGCCCCACGGGCCATTCCCCTCCCCCGCGCGAGGGAGGGGCGACCGAACCCCTGTCGTCGGATACCTGCGAGCGAGTACGAAGCCCGTGTGAACAGATCGGCCCCTTCGTTGACACGTACATGAGCCCTGCGTCAGGCTCCCCGCCATGCAGCCCCTCGCCGACCCGACGGTCACGCTCGTGGCGCGCCGCCATGTCGACCTGGTCCGTGTGGCGAGCGCGATCTGTCGCCGCGCTTCCTGAACCCGATCCCCTCCCTCATGCCATCTCCGGGCACGTGACGCCGTGACGCCTCGGCGCGCCGTGCCCCGTTCAGGAGCGCACTGTGTCCTCGTACGAATCCAAGCTGTCCCGCCGCGCCTTCGGGGGCGCCATCGGTGCCACCGCCGCGGCCGTCGGACTTCCGGCCGCCGGGGCCCGGGCCGCGGTCGGGCCCCGGGAGCAGCCGTTCCGCGCCGCCCCGCACCGCCGCTCCAAGCGGCCCAACATCCTCTTCATCCTCGGCGACGACCTCGGCTGGGCCGATCTCTCCGCCTACGGCTCGCCGCACATCAAGACCCCGAACCTGGACCGCCTCGCACACCAAGGCGTGCGGTTCACGGACGCCTACTCCGGCTCGGCGACCTGCTCACCCACCCGCTTCAGCCTCTATACCGGGCGCTTTCCCGGGCGTACGGAGGGCGGCCTCGCGGAGCCCATCGCGGACAGGTCCACGGGCCTCGCACCGGCGCATCCGACGCTCGCCTCGCTGCTGCGCGACGCCGGATACGCGACGGCGCTGATCGGCAAGTGGCACTGCGGCCATCTGCCGGACCACTCCCCCACGAAGTCGGGCTGGGACGAGTTCTTCGGGAACTTCGGCGGGGCCCTCGAGTACTACTCGAA is a genomic window containing:
- a CDS encoding putative leader peptide encodes the protein MQPLADPTVTLVARRHVDLVRVASAICRRAS